A section of the Oryzias melastigma strain HK-1 linkage group LG2, ASM292280v2, whole genome shotgun sequence genome encodes:
- the lg2h8orf74 gene encoding uncharacterized protein C8orf74 homolog → MEALTNIEMEAIVKLERDAGVRRLSSHFLWSEFGDERQNFHQEFVYDATMLAVNSGFTSANVIQCAAFARDIYPQLEDLDLNQFLTLLRGALTGRLRTLTPVQQHKFVQYFTDLWVEKRKLFKAVVGGATTQTVRRLHLEVELPPELCPLAQGRELQTETELQLLEKEEELKSLQEQQDKKAAQK, encoded by the exons ATGGAAGCCCTCACAAATATCGAAATGGAAGCAATTGTGAAACTTGAG AGGGATGCTGGTGTGCGGAGGCTCAGCAGTCACTTCCTGTGGTCCGAGTTTGGCGACGAGAGGCAAAACTTTCATCAGGAGTTTGTTTACGATGCCACCATGTTGGCCGTGAACTCTGGCTTCACCTCTGCTAATGTGATCCAGTGTGCCGCGTTCGCCAGAGACATCTACCCACAGCTGGAGG ACCTCGACTTGAACCAGTTCCTGACCCTCCTGAGGGGTGCGCTGACGGGGCGTTTACGGACCCTGACACCGGTCCAGCAGCACAAATTCGTCCAGTACTTTACAGACCTCTGGGTGGAGAAGAGGAAGCTTTTTAAGGCGGTCGTAGGCGGGGCCACAACTCAGACGGTACGTCGGCTTCACCTGGAGGTGGAGCTGCCGCCTGAGCTTTGCCCTTTGGCACAG GGCAGGGAGCTCCAAACGGAGACGGAGCTACAACTgctggagaaggaggaggagcttaagAGTCTTCAAGAGCAGCAGGACAAAAAAGCagctcaaaaatga